From the genome of Pseudomonadota bacterium:
GGCCTGGGAAACACAACAGCGGCGACCTCGTTAGAGGTCGCCGCTGTCTTTCCGTGCTTCGCCCAATGCGCTGGCGGTGGCACTTTTTTCACGTCGCTCGGACGATGGGGATGGAACTTGAATTAAATTCGTGCTATACTCATCGTGGCGCCCTCGGCTTCTTGGTACGATTCACGCGACGCCGAGGGCGGCATGCACGGTCCCCCAAACTCGATGCGCGCGGTGCATCGAAGCGACGGAGGCGTCCCCCGTGGCCGAAGAGGCGCGTCACCTCAACCCCGAGGAGCCGGCGACCCCGTTGCCCTCCCAGACGGCCCATCTGCAGGCCGTTCCGTCTCCGGGCCCCAGCATCTCCGAGCGCATGCGCGAGCGCGTTCGCGTGAGCGAGATCGGCCGCGCCCAGGCGCTGGCCGATGCGAAGGGCACCATCTGGAGCCGTTTCGGTCTGCTCAACACCCTCGAGACGCCCCTGCCCATGACGTGGTCGCTGCTGCGCCGCATGATGAGCGGCCAGAGGTCACTCGGCTTCGAGCCGGATCCGGCCCTTGACGAGACGGGGGTGCTCGATCTCATCTGCGGTCGCCCCTACTTCAACCTGAGTCGCCTCTCCCGTTCGTACATGGCGACCTTCCCGTTCACCCACGCGGCCGATGAGATTCGAAGCCATCCCGCCAAAGCCGAGTACCCGGTGCCGCGCCTCGACTTCCGCGCCGCCTCGCCTTGGCTCTGGCGGCGTCTTCCCCGCACGTTCCTCACCCTTCTCGGCGCGCGTCGTCGGCTTGACCGGTGGGCCTCTAGCCAGGCCGAGCCCCTGGCGGCCGGTGTCGCCCCGCTGTTCATCGCCGAGGCCAGGCGTGCACACGGCGAAGATCTGCGCAACCTCGATGCCTCCGCCCTGCTCACGCGCCTGCGCAGCTGGGTGCGTCGCACCGTCGATGAGTTCGCGGTAGAGGTTCTCAAGACGGCTGCGGTGACGGCATACCTCACCGGTCGTCTCGAGAGACGGCTGGGGGTCGACGAGACGCACACGCAGCTCATGCACGTGCATCCGCGAGCCGAGGCTGATGTCGACGCGGTCATGAACCGTGCCGCCTACTCGCCCTGGCCCTTCGAGTCCTTGCTCGAGGCCATCGGACATCGCGCCCCCATCGATCTCGAGCTTGGGGTGCCCCGCTGGCGAGAGAGCCCGGAGAAGCTCTGGCAGGAGATCGAGCGCCGCCGCACCGTCGAGCCCGCACCGCGAACCATCGTGCGCGGTGCCCACGATGAAGAGGTCGAGTGCGCGCGCACCTGGCTCTCGTTGCGTGAGACCTCGCTGCACTGGCTGCTTCACGGCTGGGACGAGATCCGTCGCACCCTCGTGGCCCTCGATCGCCGGCTGCGTCTCGACGGCTGCGTCTTCTGGCTCACCTTCGAAGAGGTGCAGAGCGCCCTCGATGCGCACGTCAACCGTGATCTGCTCGATGAGCGCATCGATCGTCACCGTCTCATCGAGAAGATCGAATGCCCTCGGGTGCTCTTCAGCGACAACCTCGACGTCATCGGGCGAGGGTGATCAAAAGCACGCAAAAACCCCGTCATTGTCGCTTTTTTTGCGAATTCAAGATGGGTTGCGTTCACAGAAATGCAACAACATGACAGGTCGACGCATGATACCCTGATGCCGCATCGACGAGGAGGCCTGCGGGCCTGTCGATGTCATTCCAATCAGGGGAAACCAAGCCATGACCGTCATCGGACAACAGATCACCAGAGGCGAGCTGCTGCAACGCGCCGTCGCCTATCAGGCCAGCCTCCTGGCCAATTCCGCCACGCCCTACAAGAGCGAGCTGAAGGCGCAGAACGAGCAGTTCGTGCGCACGCTCCAGGCTTCGCCAGATGGCACCCTCGACGAGATGCGCGCGCATGCGCAGAAGCGTGCGGCCTCGTTGGGAAGAGAGGCCGCTGTTCTCGGATTTGCGGGCCTGGGCGTGATCATCGCCACCGCCAGGTTGCCGGCGCTGAGCGGCCCCATCGCGCACGCCATCGGCTTCGGGGTGGGCATCTATGTGGGGCAGGTGCTGAGCAGCCAGATGGCGGTGGAGGCCGGCCGCCAGCGCGTGTTCGCCGCCCAGCTCACCGACTGGCAGGCCAGCATCGACGCCCAGCCCCCATCGCAGGGGGCTGACCGCGCGGCTCAGCTCGGGCTGCAGGCCTCTGGCGCATGGGGCAGCAGCTGCACCGTTAACCGCAGGGCGTCTGTGTAGACGGCGTCGTGTCCCGGCATGGCCAGCTCGTCGGCGATGAGCTGCTCATAGCTCTGGGCATCGGCGCCGACAATCCGCTCGAGGGGAGGGCGCCCCTCGAGCAGGGTTACTGTGCGAATGCATTCGCCTGAAGCCTGCAGCTCGACGCGACACGTCATGGGCTGCGGGCCCGCCGCGTGAAGCTCGACGGCGCGAAGCCCCGGGGGGCCGTCGCTCGATTGGCGCTTCAGCGCGATGCACACCTCGCCGTGGGGGGCGCGCACCGAGAAGGTCGGCGTGCCTCCCCAGGGTGCGCGTGCGGTTGCTCCCCAGCGCAGGCGGCTGCCCAGCCAGCCGGTCAGCAACCAGGCTTGCACCGCGGCGCGATCATCGGTGAGCAGCGGGTCAGCGTACTCCACGGTGACGCGATCGATGTGCTCGAGACCCGACATGTTGGCCGAGCCATCGAAGAACTGCGCCACCAGTCCCCGCCACGGCGTGAGCCGAGCCCAGTTCACGTCTGTGCAGGCCACATCGAGCTTCACATGGTGCTCGAGCAGCGTGAGCGCCCAGGGCAGATCGTCTTCCGGCTCGACGAAGTACGAAGAGTCGAAGATCACCCGGTCGGCGGCCTGTACCAGCGTTTCGAACAGGCTTCCCTCGAAGGGCGGGTCGCCTCGCCACCACAGCACCACCGGGAGATCGGGCGACAGCAGGGGCGCCACCGCCCCTTGCAGCGAGTCGAGCGCGGAGACGCCGCCTTTCAGGGTCACCTGCTCGCACGCAATGGTGCGCACGCCGTTCTCGGTTCGCGCGTGGACGTGTGAGGTGGCCGTGAGCGGCGCGGTCCGATCATCGTCGGCCACGATGTGGACGACGCGGCACGCGACCGCAGCCGTCAGGTCTGGCATGATGGCTTCGGCGCGCTCCGCGGCTCTCGCGCCTCCGGAGTAGATCACCAGGCTCAGGGTCGACGTGCGCACGACGGCGCCGGGGCCTCCCGCAATGCCATCGGCCCGCTCCTGCCATGCCTTGGTGAGATTGGTGAGAAGCTCTTCTGGGTTGGCGCCTGAAGCGGTCTTCTCGGGGGTCTCACAGATCTCACTGGCGTCGCTCATCAGAATCGCCTCCAACGTCGGCCGTCCTGGCGCAGCAGTTCACGGGATTCGGGTGGGCCCCATGAGCCTGCTTCGTAGGTCGGGATATCGCTGCCTCTGTCAGTGTGCCAGGCGTCGAGGATGGGCTGCACCCGCGTCCAGGAGGCCTCTACCCAGTCGTACCGCGCGAAGAGCGTTGCATCGCCGAGCAGCGCGTCGAGGAGGAGCCGCTGGTAGCCATCCGGTGATTCGCCTCCGAAGGTCGAGCCGTATCGCATGTCCATGCGCACGGGGCGCAGGATCATGTGCGGTCCGGGGAGCTTGGCCTCGAAGCGGATGGAGATGCCCTCGTCTGGCTGTATGCGGATCACCAGGGCGTTCTCGTCGACCTCGCTCTGGGGGCCGTTCTGGAACAGAAGATGCGGAAGCTTGCGGAACTGGATGGCGATCTCGGAGAGCTTGCGGGCCAGACGCTTGCCGGAACGCACGTAGAACGGCACGTCGGCCCAGCGCCAGTTGTCGATGGTGAACCGAGCCGCCGCAAAGGTCTCGGTTGTCGAGGTGGGTGAGACCCCTTCCTCGTCGCGGTATCCGGGAACGCGGGCGCCGTTCACCCAGCCTTTCGTGTACTGCCCTCGTACCGTGAAGCGTGACACGTCGTCTCCTGAGAAGGGGCGTATGGCACGAACCAGCTTTGCGGTCTCGTCGCGCACCTCGTTGGCGCGAAACGTGGCGGGAGGCTCCATGGCGACCACGCTGAGCACCTGCATCAGGTGGTTCTGGATCATGTCGCGCAACGCACCGGCCTGTTCGTAGTAGCCGCCGCGCTTCTCCACGCCCAGGCTCTCGGCCACGGTGATCTGTACGTGGTCGATGTAGCGGCGGTTCCACACGGGCTCGAACATCAGGTTTGCAAATCGGAGAACCATGATGTTCTGGACGGTTTCCTTGCCCAGGTAGTGATCGATGCGGAAGACCTGGTCTTCGCGAAAGGCGCTCTGCACGTCGCGCTGCAGCTGGCGGGCAGAGGTGAGGTCGCGTCCGAACGGCTTCTCGATGACGATGCGAACCCATCCTCCCACGCCGTCGGCGTGACCGCCGATGGGATCGTGGGCATCGTGCGAGAGCCCAGCCGCACCCAGCCCCCCGATGATCACGGGAAACGCGGTGGGGGGAACGGCCAGGTAGTAGAGACGGTTGCCGCAGGTTCCGCGTGCTTCGTCGATGGTGGTGAGCCGCGCGCCGAGCGCAGACCACGTGTCGGCCGATGCGTAATCGCCCGCGTGGTAGTAGAGGCCCTTGGCGAAGGATTCCCACAAGGGGCTCGAGACGTCGACGCCTTGCTTTCGCATCGACTCGGTGACGGTCGTCCGGAAGGCGTCGTCGGACATGGGGGTGCGCGCAAGCCCCAGGATGGTGAAGCCGGGAGGCAGCAGCTTCGAGCGCGCCAGACTGAAGAGCGCGGGGATGAGCTTGCGGTGACACAGGTCTCCGCTTGCGCCAGCGATGATCATGATGCAAGGCTCCGGCGTGCGTTCGAGACGCAGGCCGAGGCGCAGGGGATTCACGCGTTCAGAGGGGGTTTCGAGAACAGGCAAGGCAGTACCCCAGGCTCGTGATGCGAGGTGCGCGTCGCGGTTCGCCCGCGACGCAGTCCCCGTTCGAGAGGGGTTGGGCCCGGAGGCCACGCCTTCCTTCTTGCCGGCTCGGCTCGTGGCGGAGGCGTCAGCTCAGGAAGCTGTTGAAGCCCTGACCGATGCCGCCGAAGGCGCCCACGCCGTTCATTGCGTTATGACCGCCAAAGTTGCCCTGGGACTGGCACTGGCGGCAGCTGTTCTCGCTGCCGTGCTGGCCGCCCATCATTCCCGCGAGCAGAATGCCCATGAGCAGCCCCATCAGCATGCCCATCATTCCCTGCATGCCGCCCATCATTCCCATCGGGCCCATGCCGCCCATCATTCCCATCGGGCCCATGCCGCCCATCATTCCCATGCCGCCCATCGGGTTGATGCCGTTCATCATGTTCATCGGATTCATCTCATCCATTCGTAGAATTCCTCCACGCTCCGTCACCGTACCTCAGGCGGGCTGTGCCGCCTGCGCTTGACCCCCGTTGCCCTCCAGGCTTC
Proteins encoded in this window:
- the zwf gene encoding glucose-6-phosphate dehydrogenase codes for the protein MIIAGASGDLCHRKLIPALFSLARSKLLPPGFTILGLARTPMSDDAFRTTVTESMRKQGVDVSSPLWESFAKGLYYHAGDYASADTWSALGARLTTIDEARGTCGNRLYYLAVPPTAFPVIIGGLGAAGLSHDAHDPIGGHADGVGGWVRIVIEKPFGRDLTSARQLQRDVQSAFREDQVFRIDHYLGKETVQNIMVLRFANLMFEPVWNRRYIDHVQITVAESLGVEKRGGYYEQAGALRDMIQNHLMQVLSVVAMEPPATFRANEVRDETAKLVRAIRPFSGDDVSRFTVRGQYTKGWVNGARVPGYRDEEGVSPTSTTETFAAARFTIDNWRWADVPFYVRSGKRLARKLSEIAIQFRKLPHLLFQNGPQSEVDENALVIRIQPDEGISIRFEAKLPGPHMILRPVRMDMRYGSTFGGESPDGYQRLLLDALLGDATLFARYDWVEASWTRVQPILDAWHTDRGSDIPTYEAGSWGPPESRELLRQDGRRWRRF